The following nucleotide sequence is from Phycisphaera sp..
AAGTGCCCCGGTCCGAAAAGCCCGGCTCACCGTCCGAGAGCCACGACTACCCGGCCAACGGGCGAGCACAAACCGACCAGAGCCCGATCCGAACAAAGCCGAGACTTTTTTTCTGGTCAATGTTTGGGTTAGACCCCCTGGCGCCCGCGCCAGGAGGCCCGGTGCGCAGGACGTGCGCCTCGGACTAGCAATCCGCGCGATGGGATCGCCAATCCGCGCGACGGGATTGCCAGCCGGCGCGACGGGATTGGCAATCCGCGCGATGGGATTGCCAGGCCGCGCGACGGGGGAGCAAGCCAGCGCGATGGGATTGCCAGCGGGCGCGATCGGGGAGCCAGCGGACGCGCGCCTGCTGCCAGCCGGAGCGCGAGGGCTGGCGGCCCGAGCGAGGGGGCCGACCTGCCTCTTCGAGCCCTTCGCGCCCTTCGCGTTGCACACAAAAAAGCCCGGGCTGGCGCCCGGGCCTCGTTGAGCTCAGATATCGGATCGACCTTAGCCGAAGCGGCCGGTGACGTATTCCTCGGTCTCGGTCAGGATCGGGCGGCGGAAGATGCTGTGGGTGGGGCCGTACTCGACCAGGCGGCCCAGGTACATGAAGGCGGTGTAGTCGCTGACGCGCATGGCCTGCTGCATGTTGTGGGTCACGATGAGCACGGTGTAACGCTTCGCGATCTGTTGGATCAGCTCCTCGATGCGCAGGGTGGCGATGGGGTCGAGGGCGCTGCAGGGCTCGTCGAGCAGCAGGACCTCCGGATCGGCCACGACAGCACGCGCGATGCACAGACGCTGCTGCTGGCCGCCGGACATGCCCAGGGCGCTCTGCTTGAGGCGGTCCTTGGCCTCGTCCCAGATGGCGGCCGAGCGGAGGGCTCGCTCGCAGGCCTCGTCGAGCACGCTCTTGCGGTTCTCGCCATCGATACGGAGCGGGTAGACGACGTTCTCGTAGATGGACATGGGGAAGGGGTTGGGCTTCTGGAAGACCATGCCCAACCGCTTGCGCAGGCCGATGACGTCGACGTGCGGGGCGTAGATGGGCGAGCCGCTGAGGCTCATGTTGCCCTCGACGCGGACGCCGGCGATGAGGTCGTTCATGCGGTTGATCGACCGCAGCAGCGTGCTCTTGCCGCAGCCCGAGGGGCCGATAAGAGCGGTCACCTTGCCCTTGGGGATAGCCATCGAAACGTCGAAGATGGCGCGGGTCTGGCTGTAATAGAGGTTGAAGGTGTCGATGTCGATGACGCCCTCGAGCCCCTCCATCTCGGGATGCAGGGCGGGCTCGACCGACTCACCGCGGCGGATCGCCTCGATGACGCTGTACACGCCTTGGGCGGCCTCGTCTTTGACAGGGTGGTCGGCCATGGAGGGCATTCGATCGGGTCTCACCGGGCGTGGCTCGGGAACGGTGCCGGACTGGTTCGTGGTGGCTTGGGATGAAGCGTAGGACATGGGTTACACCGTTGATCCGCTCAGGCGGGCCCGAAGGCGGGCCCGGATAATGATGGCGACGAGGTTCAGGCTGACGACGATCACAAGAAGCAGCAGCGTTGTGGTCCAAACCAAAGGACGGGCGGCCTGGGAATCGGGGCTCTGGAAGCCCAGGTCGTAAATGTGGAAGCCCAGGTGCATGAAGCTGCGGTCGAGGTGCAGGAAGGGCGCGTTGGTGCTGATGGGCAGGTCCTCGTTCAGCTTGACTGCGCCCACGAGCATGAGGGGGGCGACCTCGCCCGCACCGCGCGCCATGGCCAAGATCGCACCGGTCAGGATGCCCGGCATGGCTCCGGGGAGCACGATGCGGCGCATGGTCTGCCACTTGCTTGCCCCGCATCCATAGCTGCCCTCGCGCATCGAATTGGGCACCGAGGCGATGGCCTCCTCGGTCGAGACGATGACCACGGGCAAAGTCAGCAGCGCCAGCGTGAGGGCAGCCCACAGCATGCCGCGAGCGCCGAACGTCGGCGAGCCGTCGGCGGCGCGGGCCTCGAAGAAGCCCGTGAAGTAGGGCGTCCGCACGACCAGCACGGCGGCGGCGATGAACACCGAAAGCCAAAGAGCCCGCGACACCCACTTGAGCGCCTTGTTGCGCGTCGAGGGCTCTTTGCCCGGGATGGGCTTGCTCCACACAGCGGACGCGTAGGCGGCGACCAGCGCGACCATCGTGCCGCCGAGCACGGCCCACCACCACGGCGCGGGCAGACGGACCGAGGGATCGCTACCCACGTCGACGTACTGCCCCACGGTGTAGCAGAAGAAGCCCAAGCCGAACACGCCGTACACGATGCTGGGCACGCCGGCCAGATTGTTGACCGCGATGCGGATGGTGCTGGTGACGATGCCTTGAGGCGCGTATTCACGTAAATACAAAGCTGCGATGACGCCCAGGGGCGTGACGGTGATGGTCAGCAGCAGCGTGAGCATGACCGTGCCCACGATGACAGGGAACACGCCGCCCTCGGTGTTAGCCTCGCGCGGCGGGTGGGCCAGGAACTCCCACCACCTCGAAAAGAACACGCCCAGCTTCTCGCCCACGCCCATATCGTTCGAGTCGACGAGGCGCACGACCTGCGAGAGCCGCATGGGGTTGTCCGGCTCGATCTGCCGGGCCGGCGCGAATCGACCGCTGAGCGGGTCGACGACCTCGAGCCGTAAGCGCTCGTCCTCGGCTTCGAGCACCGCGATGCGGGCGAGCGCATCGTCGTAGCGTTCTTGGAGGCCGGCCTCGCGCTCGGCCGCGGCCGCCCGGATCTCGTCGAGCCGCTCGTCGCTGATGACACGATTCTGCCACGGCGCGTGCAACCACGCCGCCAGCAGCAGGGCCAGCCCGAGGACGATGGCCGAAGCGCGCGCCACGCGGATGGGCTTGCTCGGCCCGCCCAGTTGTGGCGCGTCGTCGCTGCTGCGATCCCTGCCAAGCCACCACGCGCCGGCCATCGCCCCAATACCCAGCGCGGCGACGCCAGCGAACAGCGCGAACCCCCACGACTCGGTCGGCCGCTCCTCTCGGGCGGCGGCGATCTCGGCCTCTCGGACACGCAGCCGCAGCGCCTCGATCCGCTTATTGATATGCCCGAGCCCATGCTTCTTGAGGTCTTCGATCTTGTGGCTGCGGGCACGGGCCTGCCCGTGGTTCTCTTCGATGAACGCCAGAACGGCATCGGGCCCCTCGGCCACGACCTGCGGCTCGCCCGCGTCGTCGACCAGGATCGCGCGCTCCGGCACGCCCAGCCACACACTCCACGCCTCGCGTTCGAGCATGACGGCCTGCTCCGGCCGATCGATGCTGGCGATGTCGCTCTGATCGACCCAGCGGAAGGGCTCGCTGCCGATGTCGCGGTTGCCGGTGCGGTAGAGGGTTTGCGGCGGATCAGCCTGGGTGTTGGTGGGTACGCCCAGAAAGACGCTGCCGTCGTTGAGCGTGACACGCTCGATCGGGCGCGGCCAGAACGTGGTCATGCCCTGGGTGACGATCATGCCCACCAGGCCGATGATCATGACAAGCGACACCACGAGCGCGCCGCCGGTGAGCCAGATCATGGGCTCGCCCAGTGCGCTGGGCGGCGTGGCCCGGCGCGTGGCAGGCCCGGGCTTGTTCGACGGGACCGCCCCACCGCCGGGCAGGGGCTTGGCCGGAACGCCGCCGAAGTCTTGCACACCCTTCTCGTCGCTCATAGCCCGGCCGTCCTTGCCCGCACCACCTGGCGAACGACCTCGGCCGCGGTATTGACGGCGAAGGTCATCAGGAACAGCACCAGCCCGCACAAGAACAGCACGCGGTAGTGCGTGCCGCCCATGGGCGCCTCGGGCAACTCGACGGCGATGTTGGCCGACAACGTGCGGAACCCGCCGAAGACGTTCCAGCTCATCTCGGGCGTGTTGCCCGTGGCCATGAGCACGATCATCGTCTCACCCGCGGCCCGGCCGAAGCCGATCATGCACGCCGAGAAGATGCCCGAGCCGGCGACGGGGATGACTATGCGCATGGCCGTCTGCCATGGCGTCGCGCCGGCGCCCAGCGAGGCCGTGCGGAGCGAGTCTGGAACGGCACGGAGCGAGTCTTCGGAAATCGTGTAGATGATGGGGATCACCGCGAAGCCCATGATCATCGAGACCACGAGCGTGTTGCGCGGCGAGAACGGGCCGAAGATGCTGTTGCGCGGATCGAAGCCCAGGGCCTGCAGCAGGTGGGCGAATCCGAAAGAGAGCGCCAGCACGAGGGCCAGCATCACGACAAAACGGACCAGCATGACGCCCGCGATCGACATGTCGCTCTGGCCCGCCACGGCACGATCGAGGCGGCGGCCCAGGAACATCGATTGCAGCACCGCCAGCACCACCGCCACCGGACCAATGAGCACCACGAACCAGCCGGGCCACGCCTGCCCGTACTCGCTCGAAAGCCAGCGCCGGAGGTCGACCGGAACGCCCTGAGCCACGCCCTCGGGCGGGGAGAACAGCACGCGCTCAAACGTCGGGCCGATCGCCCACGCGACGAACGCTCCAAGCGTGCAGGCCAGCAGCACCAAGCCCATGTGCTGCCAGGCACTCGCACGCTTGCGAACATGCGACGGGAGCATCTGCCACAGGTGGGCCACCAGCAGCACGGCGACGGGGACGGTGGCCAGGCTCACGAGCACGCTTGGCAGCCACTCGCGAACATAAGGCGCCACGACGATCGCGGCCACGAAGCCCAGAACCACCGAGGGCAGCGAGGCCATCATCTCGACGCCGGGCTTGACCACCTTGCGGACGTTGGGGCTCAGGAACTCGCTGGTGTACACCGCCGCCAGCACACCCATCGGGACGGCGAACAGCATCGCGAAGATGGTGGCCTTCAGCGAGCCGAAGATCAGCGGAACGACGCTGAGCTTGATCTCGGCGGCGTCGTCGCCCGAGGACGACTGGTAGACGAACTCGGGCTCCATCTGCCCTTCGTAGTGCACCCTACCAAACAAAGCTTTGAA
It contains:
- the pstB gene encoding phosphate ABC transporter ATP-binding protein PstB, encoding MADHPVKDEAAQGVYSVIEAIRRGESVEPALHPEMEGLEGVIDIDTFNLYYSQTRAIFDVSMAIPKGKVTALIGPSGCGKSTLLRSINRMNDLIAGVRVEGNMSLSGSPIYAPHVDVIGLRKRLGMVFQKPNPFPMSIYENVVYPLRIDGENRKSVLDEACERALRSAAIWDEAKDRLKQSALGMSGGQQQRLCIARAVVADPEVLLLDEPCSALDPIATLRIEELIQQIAKRYTVLIVTHNMQQAMRVSDYTAFMYLGRLVEYGPTHSIFRRPILTETEEYVTGRFG
- a CDS encoding ABC transporter permease subunit, producing MSDEKGVQDFGGVPAKPLPGGGAVPSNKPGPATRRATPPSALGEPMIWLTGGALVVSLVMIIGLVGMIVTQGMTTFWPRPIERVTLNDGSVFLGVPTNTQADPPQTLYRTGNRDIGSEPFRWVDQSDIASIDRPEQAVMLEREAWSVWLGVPERAILVDDAGEPQVVAEGPDAVLAFIEENHGQARARSHKIEDLKKHGLGHINKRIEALRLRVREAEIAAAREERPTESWGFALFAGVAALGIGAMAGAWWLGRDRSSDDAPQLGGPSKPIRVARASAIVLGLALLLAAWLHAPWQNRVISDERLDEIRAAAAEREAGLQERYDDALARIAVLEAEDERLRLEVVDPLSGRFAPARQIEPDNPMRLSQVVRLVDSNDMGVGEKLGVFFSRWWEFLAHPPREANTEGGVFPVIVGTVMLTLLLTITVTPLGVIAALYLREYAPQGIVTSTIRIAVNNLAGVPSIVYGVFGLGFFCYTVGQYVDVGSDPSVRLPAPWWWAVLGGTMVALVAAYASAVWSKPIPGKEPSTRNKALKWVSRALWLSVFIAAAVLVVRTPYFTGFFEARAADGSPTFGARGMLWAALTLALLTLPVVIVSTEEAIASVPNSMREGSYGCGASKWQTMRRIVLPGAMPGILTGAILAMARGAGEVAPLMLVGAVKLNEDLPISTNAPFLHLDRSFMHLGFHIYDLGFQSPDSQAARPLVWTTTLLLLVIVVSLNLVAIIIRARLRARLSGSTV